Below is a genomic region from Argopecten irradians isolate NY chromosome 14, Ai_NY, whole genome shotgun sequence.
TAATGAATTAACattagtttaacatacatatcgTGATATTTGTGTAGAAATACAGTAGAGAAGGAATACTACTGGTTACATATATTTAGTAAACATGTGAGtagctaaaatatttaatacctttatttacttaattttaaaaaatgactcTCAATATTGTAAAAGGTCAAAATTGACAGTTTTTCAAAAAGCCTTACTAAATTTTGTTATCGAAGCATTACAATAACCATAATTGAGTATAAGCAATATGACATATTGACATAAGAATATGAAGTAAAATTTACGATTTCTGATATTGCCTACAGATCGCGAGTCTGCAAGCAATGGGCCCTAAGGACCGTAATGACCTGATCCGTGTAATGAATAGTATTGAAACAACCTTATACGGTACATGGAATGGCTACGGAGATTTCAAGGAGCTCCAGGAACGGATAGCCAGACTGCGCATGATCCTAGAGGAAGGTGACAAGGACGGTAAGAGTCAAAAGTTCAGTTGTAAAGTTTGGATGTCAGAGTTGAAGTTTCATATCGAAAATAAAAGGTTCAAAAGTAACATTTTCGCATACGATAACACTAGCACatgaaacatataaaaaatgtgtGATCCATTCCAAAATAAACgttattacaaaattatatgACTGTTGTAATCTATAGATAGTGCAAAATTTGTACCAGCCGTGAAAACGCTATTATTACTGTATGATTGAACTCTTAGCTCAGAATTCAAAAGTATACAAAGTGTATTTTTGTGTCTCTTTTTGTCAGATATTACAgagtaaacaattttttttttcaatttaagttttgaaaaaaaacatacgTTTTACACATTTAGGATCTGGTGCCCCCCTGATGGCTGTTGTACAAATCAAGTCACTTGAAAATCTTCTCAACAAGTACAAGGTATGTACAGTAAAGACCATGGACATATAAGGTCTATATCACATAGAGGCAGTATCAATCTTTTGATCGTTGATAGAAATCAcctaataataattaaaaataaaatgtattgtaattcaatatattttactAAAATGAACTTTTTTTGGACAAAGTTTCAAAATGCTTTTCAAATTGTATTGGaaatgataatttcaaattattgtttttggTACCAAGATGTCTGCATATACACTGCATTATAACCGATGAAGATAAAACAGACTACCAGAATAATGTAACATTGTATGTTCTGTTGCGAATGAAGACGAGAACAGTATAATACCTAATGTAACGATGTATGTTTTGTTCCCCAGGACTTCTGGGCGTACTGGGAGACATTTAAGGTGATAGTTGAACTGGTACAGGAACCCAAACACCTGTTGGTCTGTGACAAATGGGACCAGCTCCGGTTTGTGTCCACTGCACACTTCGTTAAGTAAGAATCATGCTTCTACTAAACATTTTCTTCTGGTTAGAgagtatgttttatgtaatgatattgttaCACAGCCAGAGAATGTTAAATGTATGACGTTTCGATAGCTAGTACCATGTGTATATTAACAAATCATATGGTGCAATGTAAGAACTGAACTGAATGTGACAGgatacacatcgtactagtcatcgaaaTTGTTTACTGGTGGTGACGATAACAATACAGAAACATGCTTTGCCTGTAATATTCCTTTTGCAGTTAATAACCAGACCATTCTTCCATTAAACACGCAATGATTTAATTGGATACAATGTAAAAATGAACCTGAGGACCAAAATtatcacttcgttataagcatagttcgttatacatacatatatcttataggaacatTAATGGGGAATGGAATTACTATGTTATAATCATGAATTCGTTGTAAGTGTTTTCGCTATAAACGTGTTTTACCGGTTTTCCATCGGATACATTAAAAGTAGTTATAAATGTTCATATTAGGTTAAACATCTCCAGTTGTAATATGGAATACAATGTTATaggatatattttgttataatgcatataaatatatataaaataaacaatatatcgtCCCTTCAGCTTAGTTTTCATAACATAACTGGTAAAAATGTATGTGTGACGTTTTGCTGCCCAGTACGATGTGCCCACTGATTAGCCATACGTTTCAAAGTAATGAAGACCTGAACTGAACACTGTTATATACCTGGAAGGTGACAGTGtgcacatcgtactagtcatcgacACTTCACACATAAACATTTCACTGGTTTAGTAACAAATATCAGAACGGATACATGCTTTGCTTATAATATTCCTTTTCGCATCATCATTCCCTTCTAAACGCAATAATTTCATTGGAGTTTTCTAAGTAATTATTTCCTTCAGATAAATTAAAACTGTTTCTAAATGCTCATCTTGGCAGAACAAAATTGTCAATTTGTAACTTAgaaaaagttacaaaagtttcgAAAGACATCATATTATTACTGTAGTGTATACTGATAGATAGCAGCCATGCTATACTACACAGCTAGAACGATCTTCTCTTCAACTCATTTGGTTGTGCGTTAGACCCAGGCGTCATAAGTTCGACTTTTAGAGCAGACTGTGATTTCAATGTATATTAATAGGTtgctttgttttatttacaatgGAGTCCACATAGTGACTTATCAATAGAACTCTTCTATACTTTTAACCGAAAGGGATTTATTTGGTTGAACGTTCTATCCATAGAGCTCGATCCCTACAAATGACAGTGATTTGAATTGATATTATAATGCTCTCTTTgacaaatatgatttttatcgaaTCACCCAATTATACATTATCAGGTTCTGGGATACATCTGTAGATCTGAACCTCTCTGACCTGTCCCGTATGGATGCGACCGTGACCTTCCACGAGACTCCGAAAGAACCCTTCCCTCCCCGGCCACAGAAACCTCGGAAGGAAGAGGAGATGGTGTCAGAGGAGGTACAGGAACAGTTCACACAGAACGTCCTCACGATGGAGGAGGCTGGACCACCGGCCTACcaggaggaggaggacgagaCATATGAGGAATACTGCGAGGAGACGGTCACTGAAAGCGTCATGTCAACCGTGGCAGAGGAGAGACAGACTTTCATGATCGAATCCGTCAAGGACCCGCGTACCAAGGACGACTACATCAGTCCCCAGGAAGCTGTCCTTCTCGGCATCCTCGACCAGGTATCAAATCAGTACATTAACATAGTTACTGGAGAAACCATGACCATGGGCAAAGCCATCAATAGAGGTATAGTGCAAATCTCGTTCCAGTCTAGCGAGAAAATCCGTGAAGAAGACCAGTCGTACGGTCTTGTTACAATAAAAACGATCAAGGACACGCGGCCTTTTTCAATTAAGGCAGTCATAGACCCGAGCACCGAGGAGGAGTTAACGGTAGCGCAAGCAACAGCAAAGAATATCTTAAACGACGTAAAGGGGACATATACAACAGAGGATGGGGATGTTATATCTATTCGGGACGCTATTCACAGTGGGCTTGTTATCGCACACTTTGAGGACGGAGAGAATGGGGACGCGCAGGAGGAACAAGTAAAAACATACGCTGTACACGGAGTAGTCAACCAGAAACTTAAATCCAAAGTGTCGTTCACGGAGGCCGTCAATGACGGACTTTTGGACAGAAATGATGGACAATACGTGAATAATGTTACTGGGGAAAAGGTCCCTGTACAGGAGGCCATCATGAAGGGCTTTATCAAAGCGAGGCTTGTCACGGATCCCTCCAAACTCGACATCGACCCATCAAATAATATCGTCATTGACAGACTGGAAAAAGCCAGATCCAAGATTCTGTCCGCCGTCAGATCTGCGCATGCGTTCAAAGGATTAACTAATGGTAAAAAGTAACCAGCAGGAACATTTTACACCAGAACAAATTTACATTCGTTTGCAACTAGAACTCATtaccgaaataaatatggacttaaatattattttggtGGAATATGTTTGAATAGTGTTGATGATCAGTGCGAAGTGGag
It encodes:
- the LOC138307720 gene encoding uncharacterized protein isoform X1; its protein translation is MFDFYEFSVLGKVWLMIKSQSNLPLKAIAVFILWFIFHDTAYSLVQFGLRKHDKHTKYNKWGIRKQKKKMAEEDVQKCMEWLFKTQEELQTTPFGSCQADVRSAMSTQKTKNNDVLKYGTGLNRLFTKHQLGQKETMDISSAYESVKAVSNKKLSCMEVLSGIASLEDSIQSLSCEFDTRAVHLVNMMENNKNTGRNNQSNENLARTAKDCVAAVRNNWRWINTVLQCSQVHLHNAASYQEFFHEIEEVEYWMNTTLSRIHLTFDRSKLNGDKADVKCIQSEMKDVLLAYLQWQGKVESLFDRAKCIVPVPQRIQKLEEPRPVIAIAAYRTSEIEFQEGESLTLIDNSDRTKWVVKNSRDQTCAVPAVLLVIPGPSGVAMDAVMKLRTQLLALWTMSIKRLGYQMVAFMLMVFRDWTDEEIASLQAMGPKDRNDLIRVMNSIETTLYGTWNGYGDFKELQERIARLRMILEEGDKDGSGAPLMAVVQIKSLENLLNKYKDFWAYWETFKVIVELVQEPKHLLVCDKWDQLRFVSTAHFVKFWDTSVDLNLSDLSRMDATVTFHETPKEPFPPRPQKPRKEEEMVSEEVQEQFTQNVLTMEEAGPPAYQEEEDETYEEYCEETVTESVMSTVAEERQTFMIESVKDPRTKDDYISPQEAVLLGILDQVSNQYINIVTGETMTMGKAINRGIVQISFQSSEKIREEDQSYGLVTIKTIKDTRPFSIKAVIDPSTEEELTVAQATAKNILNDVKGTYTTEDGDVISIRDAIHSGLVIAHFEDGENGDAQEEQVKTYAVHGVVNQKLKSKVSFTEAVNDGLLDRNDGQYVNNVTGEKVPVQEAIMKGFIKARLVTDPSKLDIDPSNNIVIDRLEKARSKILSAVRSAHAFKGLTNGKK
- the LOC138307720 gene encoding uncharacterized protein isoform X3, whose product is MAEEDVQKCMEWLFKTQEELQTTPFGSCQADVRSAMSTQKTKNNDVLKYGTGLNRLFTKHQLGQKETMDISSAYESVKAVSNKKLSCMEVLSGIASLEDSIQSLSCEFDTRAVHLVNMMENNKNTGRNNQSNENLARTAKDCVAAVRNNWRWINTVLQCSQVHLHNAASYQEFFHEIEEVEYWMNTTLSRIHLTFDRSKLNGDKADVKCIQSEMKDVLLAYLQWQGKVESLFDRAKCIVPVPQRIQKLEEPRPVIAIAAYRTSEIEFQEGESLTLIDNSDRTKWVVKNSRDQTCAVPAVLLVIPGPSGVAMDAVMKLRTQLLALWTMSIKRLGYQMVAFMLMVFRDWTDEEIASLQAMGPKDRNDLIRVMNSIETTLYGTWNGYGDFKELQERIARLRMILEEGDKDGSGAPLMAVVQIKSLENLLNKYKDFWAYWETFKVIVELVQEPKHLLVCDKWDQLRFVSTAHFVKFWDTSVDLNLSDLSRMDATVTFHETPKEPFPPRPQKPRKEEEMVSEEVQEQFTQNVLTMEEAGPPAYQEEEDETYEEYCEETVTESVMSTVAEERQTFMIESVKDPRTKDDYISPQEAVLLGILDQVSNQYINIVTGETMTMGKAINRGIVQISFQSSEKIREEDQSYGLVTIKTIKDTRPFSIKAVIDPSTEEELTVAQATAKNILNDVKGTYTTEDGDVISIRDAIHSGLVIAHFEDGENGDAQEEQVKTYAVHGVVNQKLKSKVSFTEAVNDGLLDRNDGQYVNNVTGEKVPVQEAIMKGFIKARLVTDPSKLDIDPSNNIVIDRLEKARSKILSAVRSAHAFKGLTNGKK
- the LOC138307720 gene encoding uncharacterized protein isoform X2, whose product is MWSRWAVQKKMAEEDVQKCMEWLFKTQEELQTTPFGSCQADVRSAMSTQKTKNNDVLKYGTGLNRLFTKHQLGQKETMDISSAYESVKAVSNKKLSCMEVLSGIASLEDSIQSLSCEFDTRAVHLVNMMENNKNTGRNNQSNENLARTAKDCVAAVRNNWRWINTVLQCSQVHLHNAASYQEFFHEIEEVEYWMNTTLSRIHLTFDRSKLNGDKADVKCIQSEMKDVLLAYLQWQGKVESLFDRAKCIVPVPQRIQKLEEPRPVIAIAAYRTSEIEFQEGESLTLIDNSDRTKWVVKNSRDQTCAVPAVLLVIPGPSGVAMDAVMKLRTQLLALWTMSIKRLGYQMVAFMLMVFRDWTDEEIASLQAMGPKDRNDLIRVMNSIETTLYGTWNGYGDFKELQERIARLRMILEEGDKDGSGAPLMAVVQIKSLENLLNKYKDFWAYWETFKVIVELVQEPKHLLVCDKWDQLRFVSTAHFVKFWDTSVDLNLSDLSRMDATVTFHETPKEPFPPRPQKPRKEEEMVSEEVQEQFTQNVLTMEEAGPPAYQEEEDETYEEYCEETVTESVMSTVAEERQTFMIESVKDPRTKDDYISPQEAVLLGILDQVSNQYINIVTGETMTMGKAINRGIVQISFQSSEKIREEDQSYGLVTIKTIKDTRPFSIKAVIDPSTEEELTVAQATAKNILNDVKGTYTTEDGDVISIRDAIHSGLVIAHFEDGENGDAQEEQVKTYAVHGVVNQKLKSKVSFTEAVNDGLLDRNDGQYVNNVTGEKVPVQEAIMKGFIKARLVTDPSKLDIDPSNNIVIDRLEKARSKILSAVRSAHAFKGLTNGKK